One stretch of Falco naumanni isolate bFalNau1 chromosome 7, bFalNau1.pat, whole genome shotgun sequence DNA includes these proteins:
- the TUBGCP4 gene encoding gamma-tubulin complex component 4 isoform X2, protein MIHELLLALSGYPGAAFTWSKRGGLQVSQELPFLHPSETSVLNRLCRLGTDYIRFAEFVEQYTGHVQQQDHHPSQQNQSGLHGIYLRAFCTGLDSVLQPYRQALLDLEQEFLADPHLSISHVNYSLDQFQLLFPSVMVMVEQIKTQKIHGCQILETVHKHSCGGLPPVRSALEKILAVCHGVMYKQLSAWMLHGLLLDQHEEFFIKQGPSSGNVPSQPEEDDDDLGIGGLTGKQLRELQDLRLIEEENMLAPSLKQFSLRVEMLPSYIPVRVAEKILFVGESVQMFENQNVNLTRKGSILKNQEDTFAAELHRLKQQPLFSLVDFESVVDWIRSTVAEHLWKLMVEESDLLGQLKIIKDFYLLGRGELFQAFIDTAQHMLKTPPTAVTEHDVNVAFQQSAHKVLLDDDNLLPLLHLTIEYHGKEHKDTSQTRDGPSRELSPREAPASGWAALGLSYKVQWPLHILFTPAVLEKYNVVFKYLLSVRRVQAELQHCWALQMQRKHLKSNRTDAIKWRLRDHMAFLVDNLQYYLQVDVLESQFSQLLQQINATRDFESIRLAHDHFLSNLLAQSFILLKPGFSRQSSLLFKILSSVRNHQINSDLAQLLLRLDYNKYYTQAGGTLGSFGV, encoded by the exons ATGATCCACGAGCTGCTGCTGGCGCTGAGCGGGTACCCGGGGGCGGCCTTCACCTGGAGCAAGCGCGGCGGCCTGCAG GTGTCTCAGGAGCTGCCGTTCCTACACCCCAGCGAGACCAGCGTCCTCAACCGGCTCTGCCGCCTCGGTACCGACTACATTCGCTTCGCCGAGTTCGTGGAGCAGTACACGGGCCACGTACAGCAGCAG GACCATCATCCATCTCAGCAAAACCAGAGTGGATTACATGGCATTTATTTGCGAGCCTTCTGCACAGGTCTCGATTCAGTGCTGCAGCCATATCGACAGGCACTACTTGACCTAGAACAAGAG tttctgGCTGACCCACATCTTTCCATCTCACATGTTAATTACTCCTTGGACCAG TTTCAGTTACTCTTCCCCTCTGTGATGGTCATGGTTGAGCAGATCAAGACTCAGAAG attCATGGATGTCAGATATTAGAGACAGTCCACAAACATAGCTGTGGGGGGTTGCCTCCTGTTCGCAGTGCTCTGGAAAA GATTCTGGCTGTGTGTCATGGAGTTATGTATAAGCAGCTCTCTGCCTGGATGCTGCATGGATTGCTGCTAGACCAGCATGAAGAGTTCTTTATCAAACAGGGCCCGTCTTCTGGGAATGTCCCTAGCCAACCTGAGGAAGATGACGATGACCTAGGAATTGGAGGACTTACAGGAAAACAGCTACGAGAACTGCAGGACCTG CGCTTGATTGAGGAGGAGAACATGTTAGCTCCATCTCTAAAACAGTTTTCTCTGCGAGTAGAAATGCTGCCTTCATACATTCCTGTGCGAGTTGCTGAGAAAATCCTTTTTGTGGGAGAATCTGTACAGATGTTTGAGAATCAAAATGTTAACTTGACCAGAAAAG GCTCCATCCTAAAAAACCAGGAGGACACTTTTGCAGCAGAGCTACACCGGCTCAAGCAGCAGCCGCTCTTTAGTCTGGTGGACTTTGAGTCAGTGGTTGACTGGATACGGAGCACCGTTGCTGAG CATCTTTGGAAACTGATGGTGGAGGAATCAGATTTACTAGGACAACTGAAG ATTATAAAAGACTTTTACCTTTTGGGAAGAGGTGAGCTGTTTCAGGCCTTCATTGACACTGCACAACACATGCTAAAAACACCACCTACAGCTGTAACTGAGCACG ATGTCAACGTTGCATTTCAGCAGTCTGCTCATAAGGTGCTGTTAGATGATGACAaccttcttcctctgcttcacTTAACCATTGAGTATCATGGAAAGGAGCATAAAG ATACATCCCAGACTCGTGACGGGCCTTCCCGAGAGTTATCCCCACGTGAAGCCCCTGCATCTGGGTGGGCAGCTCTGGGCCTTTCTTACAAGGTTCAGTGGCCACTGCATATTCTCTTCACTCCTGCTGTTCTGGAGAA GTACAATGTTGTGTTCAAATACCTGCTGAGTGTGCGACGAGtccaggctgagctgcagcactgctgggctctCCAGATGCAACGCAAACACCTGAAATCGAACAGAACGGATGCCATCAAGTGGCGTCTGAGGGACCACATGGCCTTCCTTGTGGACAATCTTCAGTATTATCTGCAG GTGGATGTACTGGAATCTCAGTTCTCACAACTTCTGCAGCAGATAAATGCCACGCGGGATTTTGAGAGTATACGATTGGCTCATGATCATTTCTTAAGTAATCTGTTGGCTCAGTCTTTCATCCTCCTAAAACCC GGATTCAGTCGTCAGTCGTCACTGCTCTTCAAGATTCTCTCTAGCGTTCGCAACCATCAGATAAACTCCGACTTAGCTCAACTGCTGCTGCGCTTGGATTATAACAAGTACTACACCCAGGCTGGAGGAACCTTGGGCAG TTTTGGGGTTTAA
- the TUBGCP4 gene encoding gamma-tubulin complex component 4 isoform X1 codes for MIHELLLALSGYPGAAFTWSKRGGLQVSQELPFLHPSETSVLNRLCRLGTDYIRFAEFVEQYTGHVQQQDHHPSQQNQSGLHGIYLRAFCTGLDSVLQPYRQALLDLEQEFLADPHLSISHVNYSLDQFQLLFPSVMVMVEQIKTQKIHGCQILETVHKHSCGGLPPVRSALEKILAVCHGVMYKQLSAWMLHGLLLDQHEEFFIKQGPSSGNVPSQPEEDDDDLGIGGLTGKQLRELQDLRLIEEENMLAPSLKQFSLRVEMLPSYIPVRVAEKILFVGESVQMFENQNVNLTRKGSILKNQEDTFAAELHRLKQQPLFSLVDFESVVDWIRSTVAEHLWKLMVEESDLLGQLKIIKDFYLLGRGELFQAFIDTAQHMLKTPPTAVTEHDVNVAFQQSAHKVLLDDDNLLPLLHLTIEYHGKEHKDTSQTRDGPSRELSPREAPASGWAALGLSYKVQWPLHILFTPAVLEKYNVVFKYLLSVRRVQAELQHCWALQMQRKHLKSNRTDAIKWRLRDHMAFLVDNLQYYLQVDVLESQFSQLLQQINATRDFESIRLAHDHFLSNLLAQSFILLKPVFHCLNEILDLCHSFCSLVSQNLGPLDERGAAQLSILVKGFSRQSSLLFKILSSVRNHQINSDLAQLLLRLDYNKYYTQAGGTLGSFGV; via the exons ATGATCCACGAGCTGCTGCTGGCGCTGAGCGGGTACCCGGGGGCGGCCTTCACCTGGAGCAAGCGCGGCGGCCTGCAG GTGTCTCAGGAGCTGCCGTTCCTACACCCCAGCGAGACCAGCGTCCTCAACCGGCTCTGCCGCCTCGGTACCGACTACATTCGCTTCGCCGAGTTCGTGGAGCAGTACACGGGCCACGTACAGCAGCAG GACCATCATCCATCTCAGCAAAACCAGAGTGGATTACATGGCATTTATTTGCGAGCCTTCTGCACAGGTCTCGATTCAGTGCTGCAGCCATATCGACAGGCACTACTTGACCTAGAACAAGAG tttctgGCTGACCCACATCTTTCCATCTCACATGTTAATTACTCCTTGGACCAG TTTCAGTTACTCTTCCCCTCTGTGATGGTCATGGTTGAGCAGATCAAGACTCAGAAG attCATGGATGTCAGATATTAGAGACAGTCCACAAACATAGCTGTGGGGGGTTGCCTCCTGTTCGCAGTGCTCTGGAAAA GATTCTGGCTGTGTGTCATGGAGTTATGTATAAGCAGCTCTCTGCCTGGATGCTGCATGGATTGCTGCTAGACCAGCATGAAGAGTTCTTTATCAAACAGGGCCCGTCTTCTGGGAATGTCCCTAGCCAACCTGAGGAAGATGACGATGACCTAGGAATTGGAGGACTTACAGGAAAACAGCTACGAGAACTGCAGGACCTG CGCTTGATTGAGGAGGAGAACATGTTAGCTCCATCTCTAAAACAGTTTTCTCTGCGAGTAGAAATGCTGCCTTCATACATTCCTGTGCGAGTTGCTGAGAAAATCCTTTTTGTGGGAGAATCTGTACAGATGTTTGAGAATCAAAATGTTAACTTGACCAGAAAAG GCTCCATCCTAAAAAACCAGGAGGACACTTTTGCAGCAGAGCTACACCGGCTCAAGCAGCAGCCGCTCTTTAGTCTGGTGGACTTTGAGTCAGTGGTTGACTGGATACGGAGCACCGTTGCTGAG CATCTTTGGAAACTGATGGTGGAGGAATCAGATTTACTAGGACAACTGAAG ATTATAAAAGACTTTTACCTTTTGGGAAGAGGTGAGCTGTTTCAGGCCTTCATTGACACTGCACAACACATGCTAAAAACACCACCTACAGCTGTAACTGAGCACG ATGTCAACGTTGCATTTCAGCAGTCTGCTCATAAGGTGCTGTTAGATGATGACAaccttcttcctctgcttcacTTAACCATTGAGTATCATGGAAAGGAGCATAAAG ATACATCCCAGACTCGTGACGGGCCTTCCCGAGAGTTATCCCCACGTGAAGCCCCTGCATCTGGGTGGGCAGCTCTGGGCCTTTCTTACAAGGTTCAGTGGCCACTGCATATTCTCTTCACTCCTGCTGTTCTGGAGAA GTACAATGTTGTGTTCAAATACCTGCTGAGTGTGCGACGAGtccaggctgagctgcagcactgctgggctctCCAGATGCAACGCAAACACCTGAAATCGAACAGAACGGATGCCATCAAGTGGCGTCTGAGGGACCACATGGCCTTCCTTGTGGACAATCTTCAGTATTATCTGCAG GTGGATGTACTGGAATCTCAGTTCTCACAACTTCTGCAGCAGATAAATGCCACGCGGGATTTTGAGAGTATACGATTGGCTCATGATCATTTCTTAAGTAATCTGTTGGCTCAGTCTTTCATCCTCCTAAAACCC GTTTTCCACTGCTTAAATGAAATCCTGGATCTCTGCCATAGTTTTTGTTCCCTGGTCAGTCAGAACCTGGGCCCACTAGATGAGCGGGGAGCTGCGCAACTCAGCATTTTGGTGAAG GGATTCAGTCGTCAGTCGTCACTGCTCTTCAAGATTCTCTCTAGCGTTCGCAACCATCAGATAAACTCCGACTTAGCTCAACTGCTGCTGCGCTTGGATTATAACAAGTACTACACCCAGGCTGGAGGAACCTTGGGCAG TTTTGGGGTTTAA